One window of Cydia fagiglandana chromosome 19, ilCydFagi1.1, whole genome shotgun sequence genomic DNA carries:
- the LOC134673972 gene encoding dynein light chain roadblock-type 2-like: MATEVEETIKRIQAHKGVMGVIIVNHEGIPIKSSLDNATSVLYSGLIGQLTEKAKNVVREMDSSNDLTFLRVRSKRHEILIAPDREFILIVIQNTSD; encoded by the exons atg GCGACTGAAGTAGAGGAAACCATCAAGCGGATTCAAGCCCATAAAGGGGTGATGGGAGTGATCATTGTGAACCACGAAG GCATTCCGATCAAGAGCTCTTTGGACAATGCAACTTCAGTACTGTATTCCGGTCTCATTGGGCAGCTCACAGAGAAAGCTAAGAACGTTGTCAGGGAGATG GATTCCTCAAATGACCTGACATTCCTGCGTGTGAGGAGTAAACGCCATGAGATCCTGATTGCTCCAGACCGCGAATTCATACTCATTGTCATACAAAACACATCGGACTAA